The following is a genomic window from Verrucomicrobiales bacterium.
CCCTTTGTTGCGAGGAACGTCACAACGTGTTGATGCGAGTCTAGGGATGTTTACAAACAAGTATTACCCTCTCAAATCTTTTTTGATTTCTCCGCCATCGATCCAACGGATAGCTTTTCGAAAGTCAGGCTTATACTTCCGCGTCGAAGGAAGGCCATTTCCCAAGAACTTCGTTGAGTTCGAGGGTGCTATTCAATCGAATACGTTCTATACGCTCCGGCTGACTCATCTCACAAATCCCGATTTGCCGGGTTTCGCTGGTGAAGCGGCTGGCCTTTCTTATTCGGCTTTTTGGGAGCTGAAGCACGAAGTAGCCTCTATAGCCGATCGCGATCAGCGTCATAGCGGTGCGGACGCTTCTCCAATTCCGATTGTTGAATCAGCTTACGGCCACTTGGAAGATATTCTTGGGTTGGGATTTTCGCGACCGGATCGAAGCTCCTTTCAGTGGACTTCGGAAACCGAGTTCGAGGTTCGAGTTTTGGCTGGAACGGATTTTGTTCCGATCAGAGGTCAAGTGATTGAGGACGACGGCGATCGACCAACAGTCCTTGGATATTCCGGTCAAGCTCCATTCCCATTCGAGGAAAAATTGCATTACATCTATGAGGATGATCTAAAGCGACCAAATTGGTTGCCTGCCAGGATTGTTAGGGAACGCACGGTGGGCTCGACGCTAACCAGTCGGATAACCAATGAGATTTCCAGCCTAACTATTGGAGTGCGTGATTTGGGCTCTATTGGGTATTCCGAGGACTCCATGTTAGCTCGCGGTCTTTCGCCTCGTTCCAATGCACCGCTCGTGAAGGCATATTACTCGAATAACACGGCCTACGTTCGATCGAAAGGCAAGTGGATGGCTGTCCAGAAACCAGATATCGGTTTGGGTTCCAAACTGGAGTCGAGCGCCACGCGGCAATCCGTTTTGAGGATGGTCTACTTCGTCGTTGGGATTCTTCTTCTTGGCTTGGTTTTGCGCCTGACTCGACGCAAGAGGTCTCATAAACCATAGAAATCGAGTTTAACAAACAAAGACACAACTACTGGAATGAACATCATGAAAAAAATCATGCCTGCAATTGGAATGGTATTGTTCAGTGCGGCGGTCTACGGCGCGGTCTGTTTTGGTGACGTATACACCAGTTGCGGTAATAAGACGTTGCGCGTCACCGTGCCATGTGGCCTGCTTGGTCCACAGACCCATACTTGTCAGGCTTCGAGTTCTGGTTTTTACGACGACGTCATCAGCGTTGCAAATGGTCTATCGACGACCATCAACGTGGGTGAATACATTTGTTACTGGCAGTGCGACGTCTTCGATTGGTGCTCAGGGGTTACGATTGGTTTATCTAGTAGCCAGACTAGAGGCAAATTCAACGCTTATGGATCACCGTGTTCTGCTTGATCTTCGCTCAAAATAGGAACTTATTCTTAAGTCTGGGACCAAGGTCCCAGACTTCTTTGTTACCCACAAACATCAACGAATGCAGAATTAGCCCGAGTGCCATCCTCACTTAATTGCCCTCTCCTCACATCATCCCGGCAAGTTCCGGCTTGCTCAAACTTGTCGAACGATGGTTCGCGGAACTCCCGGGTGACCGTATCCCGCGGGGCGTTTTCGTCAGCGAGGAAGATGGTGAGTAGTGAAAGCGAGCGACCATAGTATCCCTTGCAGCTTGGATCAAAGACCCCAAGCCTTTGGTGTGGACGGCGACATTGGAATCGGTTCTCGAAAGACTAGGCAGATACAAACATGCCCTGAGGAAATCAAGCCTTGTTGCATTTAACCGCGAATGCGGAAAAACCAGAAAAAATATCTCCAGTCGCTTGTGCGACACCACGATATCAGGTCTATGGAGAACCGTCCGGGGGGCAACACCAATCGATGAAAATCCAACTACCTTTTCTAGGGCGATTATATTTTTGCTGTGCAGGAATCTTGCTGTTGGCTCTTTCGGGAGCAAAGCTTCTCTCCTGCCTTCAAGATACCCCGGTTTTGGATGTGGGGGACCCAGTATTCGGATGCTCTCTGAGATCTGTTCTCCTCATAGTTGGAACTTGTGAGTTGCTCGCGGCTATCTTGCTTCTCTCCTCCTCCAATGCACAGCTTTTGAGTTGGGTGCTGCTGTTGATCTCTGCATTAGCCATTGGCTATCGTCTCACTAAATGGGGAATGGGTGTCGCGCCACCTTGTCCCTGTCTTGGACTCGCCTCCGATTGGATGGGCTGGCATCCAGTGATGGTCGATCGGGTTCTACGCGGTACTCTGGTCTATTTCATTATCGGAAGTTCCCTTATCCTTCTCACGGGCAGAGATATGCAAGTGCGTGGGGAACACGATGTGTCAGCATAGAACAGCTCGCTGGATTGTTAGAGGTCTGAACTTCAACGGTAATGAACTCTGCTCCGATACTCGGCCCATAGCGGCAAAGCTGCCACTCAACAGTGCCAAACTAGTGTGCCCTACAAACGGATTTCACCTTCCAGCATGTCCACAAATTCACTGATGGGTGGTCTGCGACCGACCGCAATTCTTGGCCATAGTGTTCTGATCCTGGTTTTAGTAGCTTGCCTTTGCTGGAATAGTCCCTGGTTTACTATAGCTTTGCTTCTCATTTTGAGAGACTTGGGAGTCGCTCACCACAGCGCAGGTTTATTGTTGATCGCAATCAGTTTGGTAATCCTAGCTTGTATCACCTTGCGACGAGTGCGGCACACCCTAGCTTTAGCTATGCGTAGCTATGATTGGCTTTTGCTAGCAGCTCTAGCTCTGACTTTGCTTGATTTGAGCGGCTTTTCAACTGGATTGTCCTTGGGGCATGTCAATACTTTGTTCTTCGCCGCGTGCCTTGGGAAGGGGGTACGCGCTTGGACCTTTAGTCAGGACATTGAGCGATGTCGATTCGATCATGCGACCTACATAATCTTTTCTCTTGTTTGCATTCTGACGTTCTTATCCCTGTTGCCTAATGTGTCTTTTGACACTTTGTATCGCGGAGAGCTTCGATGGAATGGCATCTGGGGAAATCCAAATACGTACGGAACCTTTGCGGGGCTCGGTTTGCTCCTTGCAGCAGGGTTGTTGTGGGTTTGGATAAGAATTGCTCCAGAGAATCGCAAAGCCATGTCATGCGGCACCCTTGAAGATTGGAAGCGCCGGAGCCATATTGGTAGACCAGAAGGACCTTCACACCCTGGTTTCCGATTTCCGCGGTCTTTCCGGTTGAAAGGCTCTGTGGTCTGTTGCTTGGCGAGCCTATGGATGGTGATCGCATTGTTGCATAGTTACAGCCGGGGTGCTTGGGTGGCGACTATTGTGGGCGGTGTCTACATTGGTGTGGGAGCGGGGACGCTCCGTCTCGCTCGCCTCCCTGCCTGGATGCGCAGCAATGTAAGACAATTGGCTTTATTACTCCTTAGCGCAGCGGTATTGGCGGGGTATCAGTTGGCCGATACGAACTGGAGCTTAGCTGGCCGCCTCTTCTCGATTCTTAATATCAATGATTTTTCTTGGACAAACCGAATAGCGGCATGGTTTGGTGCTGTGGAGATAGTTGCCGATTTTCCGATATTCGGCGTGGGGTTGGATCGAGTTGAACTGATCTACAAAGAGTTCTACTCAATCCACAGGTTGGCAGAAACAGGCGCAATCCAGCGCAACGACTTTCTTCTTATGGCTGCAGGTTGTGGTCTACCCGCGACGTTCAGCCTCTTAACCTACTTCGCTGGTTGCCTGTTGTGCACCAAAGACACACGAACCGAGCAACCAAAAGTCCCTAAGCGGATAGGTCAACCTCAATCGGCCCTTGATCTGGAGAGGTTTCAGCTTTTGTGTCGGGGTGGTGCCATCTTCTTGATCCTGACATTCGCTCTGGACGGAGGATTGTTCGAACTTGGAACCTCCGCAGTTTTTTTTATGCTTTTGGAACTTGGCAGGCGGGATATGATTCTCTCATCGTATTATAGTCACTTGAGTTCTGCATTACCCCGTATTTGCCCAAGTCCCATAAGAACCACGTGCAAACCAGTGTGAAACAAAGGCGGCTAGCTCATGCTTCACTAGCTTTGGTAATCCTAGGAGTATTCTTGTGGGCCAAAGATCCGGCCCAATTCGACATCGTTAGTTTTTCACTGCCGGGAGCTCAGCAAGGAATATTACCCTTCATCTCAGTGATCCCAAAGATCTCGGATGTGCGCCTCCCGGTGGTTTTGTATTTTTCCCCGACTAAACATGGGTCATTTGAGTGTGGTTCTACATTGCGCCAGTTTGCTGACCTCGGATTTGCTGCAATTGTTATTGACCGTCAGCAAGATCCTGCGGCCTTCGATGAGGAACAGATCACAGCCTTGCTTGGTTTTCTCCGGGAGCAGCGCTGGGTGGACATTAGTAGGACGGTATGGGTGGGTCGCGGAATCGGCGTTCCGCGTTGTATCAGTTACGCTTTGGAGCGCGCCCCTTCGGCCCCCCGGCTGATAGTGAGTCTCGCCGAAGAGACAAATACCACCATTAGAGCCTATTCGTGCCAAGTCGCTATCCGCTCCAAAGGAAGTAGCTCAGGTATCAGTATCCCATCAAAAATCGCTTCTTCGAGTATCATTCTAGTAGAGAGCAACTGTATGGGGGAAGCGCGGTCCGGCGAGAGTCAAGAACTTGTTTCATGTCTGGAGGGACTTGGAATCCCTGTGCGTGTGAGTTCGTTGTCGCAGAAGTTCGACTCCTTTGGCGACAATCAGAGGCTTGCTATCCGCCTGATTGCGGAATGGTGTCGTAATATGCTTCCAGAATCCCCGATTGGGCTGAAATCTAGGTCGAGCAAACCTTCGTTCATCTCTCTGGAGCAATTTTGGCCCTTTGTAGTCCCCATCTGTCTTTTGGGCCTAATTCTAGCGCTGCTGTCCCGATATCATCTCTTCTCACGGGCTTACAACGTCAAGTTCGGTTTGTTCCATCCTCAGAATCTGGAGAGCATGAATGGTCCAAACTTTGATCGATATGCTAATTCTCGATGTGCTTCGCGAGGCGATCTATGGATCCGTCGCGCAAGCTGCTGCGTTGCCATACTCGCCACAATGCGGATCATCACTACATGTCTGCTTCCACTCTTGCCCGTTGTTCCATGGACCATCAACCTCATGTGTCGAGTGCGTGCAAACGCACCTGAGGATCAAGAGATTCGTCATTTGTCAAAGCACTCCTCACTGCTTGGGCAGCCTTTATCTTGTCTTTTGGAACATGCACAACTATCCCGTTACACCAGGAGCCTTGTTCACTGGAGCCTCCTGGACAGCGTGTATTTTGACTTTGTTCTATCTCCAACGATCAGTAGGGAAGAAAGTTCAAACTATTGCTGGCGACGCCCTTTATGGAAGCACTTGTACCCTCGAGTAAGGAGGGAAAAGAGTACGCCTGATGCCGCGCAGATCGTCGTCCGCTACCTGCGTGAGAGGATCGAAATTAATCCCTCGTTGAGCGATCGGCACGATCTTGGATTGACGTGGACTGGTGGGATCGCAAGCCCAGTCGACTTCGACCTCCTTTATGTCGCGGCGCTTCGTTCGGTGGCCATCCCAGCGCGTCTTGGTTCCAGTGGCCAA
Proteins encoded in this region:
- a CDS encoding O-antigen ligase family protein, producing MRSYDWLLLAALALTLLDLSGFSTGLSLGHVNTLFFAACLGKGVRAWTFSQDIERCRFDHATYIIFSLVCILTFLSLLPNVSFDTLYRGELRWNGIWGNPNTYGTFAGLGLLLAAGLLWVWIRIAPENRKAMSCGTLEDWKRRSHIGRPEGPSHPGFRFPRSFRLKGSVVCCLASLWMVIALLHSYSRGAWVATIVGGVYIGVGAGTLRLARLPAWMRSNVRQLALLLLSAAVLAGYQLADTNWSLAGRLFSILNINDFSWTNRIAAWFGAVEIVADFPIFGVGLDRVELIYKEFYSIHRLAETGAIQRNDFLLMAAGCGLPATFSLLTYFAGCLLCTKDTRTEQPKVPKRIGQPQSALDLERFQLLCRGGAIFLILTFALDGGLFELGTSAVFFMLLELGRRDMILSSYYSHLSSALPRICPSPIRTTCKPV